In Candidatus Thermoplasmatota archaeon, the DNA window CCTGCTCTCGACAGGCTTGGTTCCGCCGGTGCCCGCCGCAGCGTCGGCGGGCGCCGAGCCTCCTGCGCACGGGGCCGTCTCGGAGACGGGCCGTCTTGTCGTCGGTCTTTCCGGTCCGCACGGCTTGGGGGTGGGCGACCGCTACCTGGGGCTATCCGTGGAGACCGTCGACGAGCGCCTCCATTTCCTCGTCGTGTCGCCCCTGGACCCCCGCGCGTTCCGCGCGCAGGCGCAAGCCGACCCGCGCGTCCGGTACGTGGAGCCCGAGCGCCGGATCCCGCTGCTGGACGCGTGGCCGGACGATCCCCGGTTCGGCGCGCAGTACGCTCCCATGAACGTGGGCGCGCCGGCGGCCTGGGCCCTGTTCCCCGGCGACGGCTCGTCGGCCGTGTGCGTCGTGGACACGGGCCTTCGCGCCACGCACGAGGAGTTCGCGGGCCGCTTCCTGGGCGGATACAACTACGTGGGCTACAACACGGACGTCTCCGATGGCATGGGCCATGGAACGCACGTCGCCGGCATCGCCGCGGCGACCGTGGGCAACGGGCTTGGGATCGCGGGCATGGGCAACGTCGGCCTCTACGCGGTCAAGGCCGGCAGTGACCGGTACATCCTCACCACGGCCGCCGCAAGCGGCATCGCATGGTGCGCCAACGCGCCCGTCGAGCGGACCGTGATCAACCTGAGCTTTGGCTGCCAGTCGTGCGACGACCGCGCGATCTCGGACGCGATCGAGTACGCCGTGCAGACGAAGGGCCGCATCGTGGTGGCCGGGGCGGGCAACGACGGCTGCCAAGACTGCGTGCTGCACCCCGCGCGCCACCCCGATGCGATCGCGGTCGGATGCACCACGCGCGCGCGAGGCCTCTGCCCGTTCTCCGCCCGCGGCCCGCAGGTCGAGGTGTCCGCGCCGGGCTTCTCCGTCCTGAGCACGCTGCATGTGAGCGATCTCGCCTACGGGCGCATGAGCGGAACGAGCATGAGCGCGCCCCACGTGGCCGGCGCCCTTGCGCTTGCGTGGGGGCACCTTCCGCACCTCACGGGACCGCAGCTTCGCGCGCGCCTTGCCGCCACCGCGCACGACCTTGGAGCGCCGGGACGCGACGACGGATTCGGGCACGGCGAGCTCGACGTGGGCTGCCTCCTTTCCGGAGCGCAGCCGTGCCCCCGGCCGCCCGAAGCGGCGTGCGGCTGGGCACCCAACGATTGCTTCGCCGACGCCCGCCTGGTGGACGGCGTGCCGTTCTCCGATCGGCGCGGCACGGCGGGCGCCGGCGCAGAGCCGGGGGAGCCGCGCGCGTGCGCAAAGGGCGGCGGGCCCGTTGGCTCGACCGTCTGGTACGCGCTTGCGGTCGACGAGGACGTCGACCTCGTGGCGGACACGACCGGCTCCGACTTCGACACGGTCCTCGCCGTGTATCGCGGCAGCGCCTTGTCGGATCTTGCGCTTCTGGCCTGCAACGACGACGCTCCCGGCGCGCTTTCCTCCCGCGCGTGGTTCCCGGCGCGCGCGGGCGAACGATACTACGTCCAGGCGTCGGGGGTGGGCGAGGACTTTGGCGATCTTGCCTTCCGGGTTCGACCGATCGCGCCGCCGGCGCCTTGCCCGGAGGCGAGCGTCCCGGCGGACTGCTTTGCGGCCGCGACCGAGCTTCGCGGCGTGCCCGCGACCCACCGGCGGGACACGCGCGGGGCGACGCTTGAACCCGAGGAGCCGCGACCCTGCGGCGGCATGGGCGCGACCGTCTGGTACCGGTGGACCGCCGAATCCGACGGCTTCGTGGAGATCGACACGCGCGAGTCGGGATTCGATACGGTCCTTGCCGTGTACGCCGGGCGATGGGGCGCGCTTGAGCCCTTGGCCTGCAACGACGATGCCGCCCCCGGCGTCTTGCAGTCTCGCGTGCGGCTCGACGTGCAAGCGGGCAACGCGTACTTCGTCCAAGCGGGCGGGTCCCTGGGCCGCCAGGGCGATCTTGCGATCCGTTTCGGAGGCTGCCCGGGCGTTCGGGGCGACTGCTTTGCCCAGGCGGAGGCGGTGACGTCAACGCCGTACGTCGACGTGCGCGACACGGGAGGCGCGACGAACGAACCCGGCGAGCCCGCCGGCTGCGCGAGCTCGATCGGAGCGAGCCTCTGGTACCGATGGGAACCCGCTCGCAGCGGGCGCGCCGCGGCAACCACGCTTGGATCCTCGTACGACACGATGCTTGCGGCCTACCGCGGCGACGACCTCGCGGCCCTTTCGCTTGTCGCCTGCAACAACGACCTTGCCCCGAAGATCGCGCAGTCGAGGCTCGACTTCCCCGTGGAGGCGGGGACAACCTATTTCGTGCAGGTCGCCGGCCCCCATGGCGCAAGCGGCCGCCTCGTGCTCACGCTTGCCGTCGCATGAGATTCGGACAACCGTAATGCCGCACTCGCGCGTTCGCGCCGCCGATCCCCATGCGAACCACGCTTGCACGCCCGGCCTTGCTTCAAGCCGCCGCCCTGTTTTGCCTCCTCGGGCCGCTTGCGGGAGCGGCGCTTGCGAGTCCGTCCGAGCCCGTGTTCGTTTGCACGCGCACGATCGTCGTGGGGCATCCGGCGACGGCCGTCACAAGCGTGACGGAGCAGCGACAAGGCCCCTGGTCACCGACGATCCGAAACGCCATTCCGGAGGGCATCGACGGCTTCTACTGCGACCTTGCGTCCACGCTGTGGGGCTCGCGGGTGACGACGGTCACGGACAACGGCGGAGTCTCCCACGACCTCGACATCCATTTCTTCGGCGAGCGCCAGCCCAACGGGCAGTCCGGTCCGTACCTGGGCGGATGCGCCACCAACGCCCCCGACGAGGTGTGCACGGTACCCGTGGACGCCCGGCAGGTCCTGGTCGTCGCGTACAGGGGCCTTCGCATGACCGTGACGGTCGCAAGCGGATTTGCCTGAGCTCGACCGGGTCCAACGGCGTTCGGAAAACCTCCATCCCGTCGGGTTGGCTTGCCCGAACCGGGGAAGCATGCAACGGAATCTCGTGACGCTGATGTTCGTGGGCTTGTTCCTGGGAACGCTCGCTCCGGCCGAGGGTACGGGCGCACCCGTGCCCCCGTTCGTGAAAATCCTGCAGCCGACCGCAAACGAGCAGGTCGCCGGCGCGATGTGGGTCGTGGTGCGCGCGGGCCACGACTCGGGCACGATCGCGCGCTTGGACCTGCGCGTGGACGCGGGCGGCCCCGGATATCAGGAGCACGACATCACGCGGGAACGGTGCGGGGACCGCCGCGTATCGCCGCTGGGCGCCGATCCCGACGACTACTGCTACCTCGTGATGCTTCCCGGCTATCGGATGGCCTACACGCGCGTCGACGTGGTCGCCGTGTCGAGCGACGGGCTCTCTGCGCACGACGCGGTCCAGGCGAGGGTGGTCTACCCGCTCAGCCTCTGGCACAAGCTTCACACGTGGTGCGGCGAGGGCTCCGTCGTCTGCCTCTAGGCGCGTGCGAAGCTTGCGTCGATCTCTGGCACTTGCGATCCTCGTCGCGGCCTGCGTGTTTTCGGCAGGCAACGGATCGGCCGCACCGCACTTCCGCGGCTCGGCGGCGGACGGCTACGTTGCCGGCCCCGCCTCGCCGTTTCGCGGGTGTCTCGAGCCGCCCGTCGCCTGCGCGCGCGTCCCGCCGGGGGTCGATCTTGCGCGCATCCTGTTCGAGGACCTCCGAGGAGCGCCGGTGCGCCGAGGCCTGGCATCGGCGCACGACGCGGAGGGCCACGAGCTCGCCCGCGTCGAATTTGCGGCGGGGACGTTCGTCATGCTTCCGACGGGGACGGCAAGCGTGCGGGTGAACGCGCTCGCTTGGCCATCCTCGCCTTGGAGCGTGCCGCTGGCGGGCAACGTGATCTTTCACTTCTACGAGGAGCAGCCGCAGGCCGAAGATCCGCCCCGCGGTTAGTCTCCCCCGCCCCAATCTTCCTGCAACCGCTCCTTCCACTCCTCGTGCTGCGCGCGGCAGGAGGGTTTGCCGTCGAGGTGGACGAGGAAGCC includes these proteins:
- a CDS encoding S8 family serine peptidase — encoded protein: MHAKRAITIVLLLSTGLVPPVPAAASAGAEPPAHGAVSETGRLVVGLSGPHGLGVGDRYLGLSVETVDERLHFLVVSPLDPRAFRAQAQADPRVRYVEPERRIPLLDAWPDDPRFGAQYAPMNVGAPAAWALFPGDGSSAVCVVDTGLRATHEEFAGRFLGGYNYVGYNTDVSDGMGHGTHVAGIAAATVGNGLGIAGMGNVGLYAVKAGSDRYILTTAAASGIAWCANAPVERTVINLSFGCQSCDDRAISDAIEYAVQTKGRIVVAGAGNDGCQDCVLHPARHPDAIAVGCTTRARGLCPFSARGPQVEVSAPGFSVLSTLHVSDLAYGRMSGTSMSAPHVAGALALAWGHLPHLTGPQLRARLAATAHDLGAPGRDDGFGHGELDVGCLLSGAQPCPRPPEAACGWAPNDCFADARLVDGVPFSDRRGTAGAGAEPGEPRACAKGGGPVGSTVWYALAVDEDVDLVADTTGSDFDTVLAVYRGSALSDLALLACNDDAPGALSSRAWFPARAGERYYVQASGVGEDFGDLAFRVRPIAPPAPCPEASVPADCFAAATELRGVPATHRRDTRGATLEPEEPRPCGGMGATVWYRWTAESDGFVEIDTRESGFDTVLAVYAGRWGALEPLACNDDAAPGVLQSRVRLDVQAGNAYFVQAGGSLGRQGDLAIRFGGCPGVRGDCFAQAEAVTSTPYVDVRDTGGATNEPGEPAGCASSIGASLWYRWEPARSGRAAATTLGSSYDTMLAAYRGDDLAALSLVACNNDLAPKIAQSRLDFPVEAGTTYFVQVAGPHGASGRLVLTLAVA